The following proteins come from a genomic window of Larimichthys crocea isolate SSNF chromosome III, L_crocea_2.0, whole genome shotgun sequence:
- the npr3 gene encoding atrial natriuretic peptide receptor 3 yields MSTYLSTLWLYFLMLLSPVMTNTITEDIDVLAFLPQNNSYLFSRARVEPAILYAQQRLETGGGQYSGFRFNIKFENSDCVNDAMFKLLDRSCGHKPDLILGPACEYEAAAVVRLASHWNIPVISAGALAAGFSNKNTEYSHLTRIAPSYVKMAETFTAMFEHFTWRSALLVYEDDKEERSCYFTLEGIYHLMADFNIKTHAHSQGERLDTDDILQNIYDTEVVIMCMEADKIREIMLAAHRRRLTNGNYMFFNVELFNATSYGNGSWKRGDKYDNDARQAYASLNTVTLLRTVKPEFENFSMEMKESVKRAGFHDCKDCGSVNMFVEGFHDAMLLYAIALHEAIKNGYTKKNGTQITSRMWNRTFEGIAGQVSMDVNGDRNGDFSLMAMTDVETGTYEVVANYFGANGTFQLLPAFSADHFTLKGRYKVHAEKPDKSCGLGVSALTGVIVGSVLGAAMLIAFYFFRKNYRITIERRTHSEECDTGKHRQLREDSIRSNLSAA; encoded by the exons ATGTCTACATATCTCAGCACACTGTGGTTGTACTTTTTGATGCTCCTGAGTCCAGTTATGACAAACACCATCACCGAGGACATAgatgttttggcatttttgccaCAAAATAACTCCTACCTTTTTTCACGTGCGCGAGTCGAACCGGCAATCCTTTACGCACAGCAGAGGCTGGAGACAGGCGGAGGACAGTACTCCGGGTTCCGCTTCAACATCAAGTTTGAGAACTCCGACTGTGTCAACGACGCTATGTTTAAGTTACTGGACAGGTCGTGTGGGCATAAGCCTGATCTGATCCTGGGTCCAGCGTGCGAGTACGAAGCGGCGGCGGTGGTGAGGCTGGCATCCCACTGGAACATCCCGGTGATCTCAGCAGGTGCCCTGGCCGCCGGCTTCAGCAATAAGAACACCGAATACTCCCACCTGACTCGCATCGCTCCGTCCTACGTGAAAATGGCAGAGACCTTCACCGCGATGTTCGAGCACTTCACCTGGAGGAGCGCGCTGCTGGTCTACGAAGACGACAAGGAGGAGCGCAGCTGTTACTTTACTCTGGAGGGAATCTATCATCTGATGGCTGACTTTAACATCAAAACACATGCTCATTCCCAAGGGGAGCGCCTGGACACTGACGACATCCTCCAAAACATCTATGACACTGAAG TGGTGATCATGTGCATGGAGGCAGACAAAATACGAGAGATCATGCTGGCTGCGCACAGGCGACGGTTGACCAACGGCAATTACATGTTCTTCAATGTTGAACTCTTCAATGCCACCTCGTATG GCAACGGCTCATGGAAGAGAGGCGATAAATATGACAACGATGCGAGGCAAGCTTACGCTTCTCTGAACACAGTGACACTGCTCAGGACAGTCAAGCCCGAGTTTGAAAACTTCTCCATGGAAATGAAAGAGTCTGTGAAAAGAGCCGGGTTCCATGACTGCAAAGACTGCGGAAGT GTCAACATGTTTGTCGAGGGATTCCATGATGCCATGCTGCTGTATGCAATCGCCTTGCATGAAGCCATTAAAAACGGATACACTAAGAAGAATGGAACGCAGATCACCTCGCGCATGTGGAACAGAACCTTTGAAG GAATTGCTGGTCAGGTATCTATGGATGTCAATGGTGACAGAAACGGAGATTTCTCTTTGATGGCCATGACTGATGTTGAAACAGGAACATATGAG GTGGTGGCCAACTACTTTGGTGCAAATGGAACTTTTCAGCTGCTGCCTGCCTTCAGTGCCGACCATTTCACTTTGAAAGGAAGATATAAAGTCCATGCTGAGAAACCAGACAAATCAT GTGGACTAGGAGTATCAGCTTTGACTGGAGTCATAGTGGGATCTGTTCTGGGAGCTGCAATGCTTATAGCATTCTACTTTTTCAG AAAAAACTACAGGATTACCATTGAACGTCGCACACATAGTGAAGAGTGTGACACTGGGAAGCACCGTCAGTTACGAGAGGACTCCATCAGATCAAACCTCTCAGCGGCATAA